A section of the Saccharopolyspora gregorii genome encodes:
- a CDS encoding helix-turn-helix transcriptional regulator: MTTSTVDPTRELAAFLRSRRERLDPDDFGLPKRRSRRTPGLRREEVAELAGISIDYVVRLEQARGIRPSVSVVEALARALRLNPDERAYLFALTRHYPRGSDDVATTAPPPLAGLVEDLSPLPAMLVNHRFDVLAWNAEMAGMLLDFSTLPAPHRNAMWLCLAHPEIREYYVDRDRVLRDGVAHLRTAWAAHPEDRALTGLIAAITEHDAEFARLWSQRDVKLNGRGGKAMRHPELGPIEVQFEVLVPVQDSGQRLMICRPADEPTRLALSRLRAS, translated from the coding sequence ATGACGACCAGCACGGTGGACCCGACGCGGGAACTGGCCGCGTTCCTGCGGTCCCGGCGCGAACGCCTGGACCCGGACGACTTCGGCCTGCCGAAGCGGCGGTCCCGCCGCACCCCGGGATTGCGCCGCGAGGAGGTCGCCGAGCTGGCGGGGATCAGCATCGACTACGTGGTGCGGCTGGAGCAGGCGCGCGGGATCCGGCCCTCGGTGTCGGTGGTGGAGGCGCTGGCCAGGGCGCTGCGGTTGAACCCCGACGAACGCGCCTACCTGTTCGCCCTCACCCGGCACTACCCGCGCGGGTCCGACGACGTCGCCACCACCGCGCCGCCGCCGCTGGCCGGGTTGGTCGAGGACCTCTCGCCGCTGCCCGCGATGCTGGTGAACCACCGCTTCGACGTCCTCGCCTGGAACGCGGAGATGGCGGGGATGCTGCTGGACTTCAGCACGTTGCCCGCGCCGCACCGCAACGCGATGTGGTTGTGCCTGGCGCACCCGGAGATCCGCGAGTACTACGTCGACCGCGACCGCGTCCTCCGCGACGGCGTCGCGCACCTGCGGACCGCGTGGGCCGCGCACCCGGAGGACCGGGCGCTCACCGGCCTCATCGCCGCGATCACCGAGCACGACGCGGAATTCGCGCGCCTGTGGTCGCAGCGCGACGTGAAGCTCAACGGCCGCGGTGGCAAGGCGATGCGGCATCCCGAACTCGGCCCGATCGAGGTGCAATTCGAAGTCCTGGTCCCGGTGCAGGACTCCGGCCAGCGCCTCATGATCTGCCGCCCGGCCGACGAACCGACCCGCCTGGCCCTGTCCCGGCTGCGAGCCTCCTGA
- a CDS encoding TetR/AcrR family transcriptional regulator C-terminal domain-containing protein, producing MTKAQRAALTPADVVDAAMRLLAEEGLDAVTVRAVADRLGVQMNTVLWHVKTKKRLLELMADAVVGTIDHTGLPDAADERAAELIRRYRGALLAHRDGAALVTGTHVPEPHTLRFGEALLAALRASHDDPVAATRIFYALVYFTLGLAQEQQTTGDADQDRLARAADPEAHPALIASLHALAADTFDDRFEDGIRRLLGKNADPD from the coding sequence ATGACCAAGGCGCAACGAGCGGCGCTCACCCCGGCGGACGTCGTCGACGCGGCCATGCGGCTGCTGGCCGAGGAAGGACTCGACGCCGTGACGGTGCGCGCGGTCGCCGACCGGCTCGGCGTGCAGATGAACACCGTCCTGTGGCACGTCAAGACGAAGAAGCGGCTGCTGGAGCTGATGGCGGACGCGGTCGTCGGCACCATCGACCACACCGGCCTGCCGGACGCGGCCGACGAGCGGGCGGCCGAACTGATCCGCCGCTACCGGGGTGCACTCCTCGCCCACCGCGACGGCGCCGCCCTCGTGACCGGAACCCACGTCCCCGAACCGCACACGCTGCGCTTCGGCGAAGCGCTGCTCGCCGCCCTCCGCGCATCGCACGACGATCCCGTGGCCGCCACCCGGATCTTCTACGCGCTCGTCTACTTCACCCTCGGCCTCGCCCAGGAGCAGCAGACCACCGGCGACGCCGATCAGGACCGCCTCGCCCGCGCAGCGGACCCCGAGGCCCATCCGGCCCTGATCGCCTCGCTGCACGCCCTCGCCGCCGACACCTTCGACGACCGCTTCGAAGACGGCATCCGGCGGCTGCTGGGGAAGAACGCCGACCCGGACTGA
- a CDS encoding FAD-dependent monooxygenase, whose amino-acid sequence MEDVVIVGAGPTGLWLAAELRLQGVSATVLEAKREPEPHSKALTLHPRTIEILGMRGIADEFVDAGIPLPTGHFGALDARLDFRGLDTPYPFTLFLPQVRTEELLAAHASDRGVPIHRGHQVTGLDQGPDSVRIAVEGPAGTYELAARYVVGCDGTRSTARTSAGIGFPGTGSTIWGWLADVVLADPPAGAVSAFGPDGGVMAVPMPGGRTRFVGIAPEDHRAEHPGELTTAEVRDKLRRALGTDFGLHSPSWSSRFGNATRQADAYRRGRVLLAGDAAHRHFPTGGVGLNVGFQDATNLGWKLAATLRGTAEPGLLDSYHAERHPVGADLLESTRAQTALMTTGSVEGLALRGFLSGMIREVPEFSRALAERLGALDVRYPAADTAHPLTGRRAPNLAFADGGELFPLLRGGNHVLLDFTAGGADTALPPGTRRHRTELRGAAEPWASAEAVLIRPDGHVAWAIGGDGRSGGAATEQPDRTC is encoded by the coding sequence GTGGAAGACGTCGTGATCGTCGGAGCCGGACCCACCGGGCTCTGGCTCGCCGCGGAGCTGCGGCTGCAAGGGGTGTCCGCGACCGTGCTGGAGGCGAAGCGCGAACCCGAACCGCACTCCAAGGCGCTCACCCTCCACCCGCGGACCATCGAGATCTTGGGGATGCGCGGCATCGCCGACGAGTTCGTCGACGCGGGGATCCCGCTGCCCACCGGCCACTTCGGCGCGCTGGACGCGCGGCTCGACTTCCGCGGGCTCGACACGCCCTACCCGTTCACCCTGTTCCTGCCGCAGGTCCGCACCGAGGAACTCCTGGCGGCGCACGCGAGCGACCGGGGCGTCCCGATCCACCGCGGACACCAGGTCACCGGCCTCGACCAGGGCCCGGATTCGGTCCGCATCGCGGTCGAGGGGCCCGCCGGGACGTACGAGCTGGCGGCCCGCTACGTCGTCGGCTGCGACGGAACCCGCAGCACCGCGCGGACCTCGGCCGGCATCGGATTCCCCGGCACCGGCAGCACGATCTGGGGCTGGCTCGCCGACGTCGTCCTCGCCGACCCGCCCGCCGGAGCGGTCAGCGCGTTCGGGCCCGACGGCGGCGTCATGGCCGTCCCGATGCCCGGCGGCCGCACCCGGTTCGTCGGCATCGCACCGGAGGACCACCGGGCCGAGCACCCCGGCGAGCTGACCACCGCGGAAGTGCGGGACAAGCTGCGGCGCGCGCTGGGCACGGACTTCGGGCTGCACTCGCCGAGCTGGAGCTCCCGTTTCGGCAACGCCACCCGGCAGGCCGACGCCTACCGGCGGGGGCGCGTGCTGCTCGCCGGGGACGCCGCGCACAGGCACTTCCCGACCGGCGGCGTCGGGCTCAACGTCGGGTTCCAGGACGCGACCAACCTCGGCTGGAAGCTCGCCGCCACCCTCCGCGGCACCGCCGAACCCGGACTGCTCGACAGCTACCACGCCGAACGGCACCCGGTCGGTGCGGACCTGCTCGAATCGACCCGGGCGCAGACCGCGCTCATGACCACCGGGTCCGTCGAAGGGCTGGCACTGCGCGGATTCCTGTCCGGCATGATCCGCGAGGTCCCCGAGTTCTCCCGCGCGCTCGCCGAACGCCTCGGCGCGCTCGACGTCCGCTACCCGGCCGCCGACACCGCGCACCCGCTGACCGGGCGGCGGGCGCCGAACCTGGCGTTCGCGGACGGCGGCGAGCTGTTCCCCCTGCTGCGCGGCGGGAATCACGTGCTGCTCGACTTCACCGCGGGCGGAGCCGACACCGCGCTGCCGCCCGGGACGCGGCGGCACCGGACCGAGCTGCGCGGCGCCGCCGAACCCTGGGCGAGCGCCGAGGCCGTGCTCATCCGCCCGGACGGCCACGTCGCCTGGGCCATCGGCGGTGACGGGCGGTCCGGCGGTGCTGCGACCGAGCAGCCCGACCGGACCTGCTGA
- a CDS encoding ATP-binding protein: MSGELWERLRAVEHRVRLALDARADPDRDDPYRGLYLTEEMVRRVLESPSASWSAEPGEVAEPGARLARLAADFGLDAWDVEFLLIALAPELDARFERLYGYLNDDVTRRRATPGMVLELCGMPTAGAGRFRFVPEAPLVAGGLLEVQEPERPLLTRTLRVPDRVVAHLLGGDEPDPAVRGLARVVDEPVAEPAELVKRLATGLDAGIGAVHLRGAAGAEQQAVDALAVSGRAALVLDAAALDAEAEPPVAELVREARLRRAGLVFGPLESSSRPESARLLRRLLDESERIPLLLHGSGGWDPAWARQAPLSLTSPEPDRAALWHRALAEAGAGEVDVEPLSAYRLGADQVRRAASVATRLARFEGRPLDADHLRAGVRAQNGAGLERLARRITPGVSWEDLVLPERTTRALAELSVRARHRDRVLGDWRMRPGGGRGRGVVALFAGESGTGKTMSAEVVAADLGMELYVVDLSTVVDKYVGETEKNLERIFTEAAGVNGVLLFDEADAIFGKRSQVKDAHDRYANVESAYLLQRMESFDGIAVLTTNLRANLDEAFTRRLDVIADFPVPGAEQRRALWDRTLGAELPRADDLDLDRCAERFELAGGSIRACAVTAAYLAAEADRPVTTADLLTAVRQEYAKLGRLTLDAEFE; this comes from the coding sequence GTGAGCGGCGAGCTGTGGGAGCGGCTGCGCGCGGTGGAACACCGGGTGCGGCTCGCGCTGGACGCCCGCGCCGATCCGGATCGCGACGACCCGTACCGCGGCCTGTACCTCACCGAGGAGATGGTGCGGCGGGTGCTGGAATCCCCGTCGGCGTCCTGGTCCGCGGAACCGGGCGAGGTCGCCGAACCGGGCGCGCGGCTGGCGCGGCTGGCCGCGGATTTCGGCTTGGACGCCTGGGACGTGGAGTTCCTGCTGATCGCGCTGGCCCCCGAGCTGGACGCCCGGTTCGAGCGGCTCTACGGCTACCTCAACGACGACGTGACGCGGCGGCGGGCGACACCCGGCATGGTGCTGGAGCTGTGCGGGATGCCGACGGCGGGCGCGGGCCGGTTCCGCTTCGTCCCGGAGGCGCCGCTGGTGGCGGGCGGTCTGCTGGAGGTGCAGGAGCCGGAGCGACCGCTGCTGACCAGGACGCTGCGGGTGCCGGACCGCGTGGTGGCGCACCTGCTCGGCGGGGACGAACCGGACCCGGCGGTGCGCGGCCTGGCGCGGGTGGTGGACGAGCCGGTCGCGGAACCGGCGGAACTGGTGAAGCGCCTGGCCACCGGCCTGGACGCGGGAATCGGCGCGGTCCACCTGCGCGGTGCGGCGGGCGCCGAGCAGCAGGCGGTGGACGCGTTGGCGGTGAGCGGGCGCGCGGCGCTGGTGCTGGACGCGGCGGCGCTGGACGCCGAAGCGGAACCCCCGGTGGCGGAACTGGTGCGGGAGGCGCGGCTGCGGCGAGCGGGCCTGGTGTTCGGGCCGCTGGAGTCGTCGTCGCGTCCCGAATCCGCGCGCCTCCTGCGGCGGCTGCTGGACGAGTCGGAGCGGATTCCGCTGCTGCTGCACGGTTCCGGCGGCTGGGACCCGGCCTGGGCGCGGCAGGCACCGCTGTCGCTGACCTCGCCCGAACCGGACCGCGCCGCGCTGTGGCACCGCGCGCTCGCCGAGGCCGGCGCCGGGGAGGTCGACGTCGAGCCGTTGAGCGCGTACCGGCTCGGCGCCGACCAGGTGCGCCGGGCCGCCTCGGTGGCGACCCGCCTGGCCCGCTTCGAAGGGCGGCCGCTCGACGCGGACCACCTGCGCGCCGGGGTGCGCGCGCAGAACGGCGCCGGGCTGGAACGCCTGGCCCGCCGCATCACACCCGGTGTCAGCTGGGAGGACCTGGTGCTGCCCGAGCGGACGACGCGGGCGCTGGCGGAGCTGTCGGTGCGCGCCCGGCACCGGGACCGGGTGCTCGGCGACTGGCGGATGCGCCCCGGCGGCGGTCGCGGGCGCGGTGTGGTCGCGCTGTTCGCCGGTGAATCCGGCACCGGCAAGACGATGTCCGCGGAAGTGGTCGCCGCCGACCTCGGCATGGAGCTCTACGTGGTCGATCTGTCCACGGTGGTCGACAAGTACGTGGGCGAGACGGAGAAGAACCTGGAGCGCATCTTCACCGAAGCGGCCGGGGTGAACGGGGTGCTGCTGTTCGACGAAGCGGACGCGATCTTCGGCAAGCGCTCTCAGGTGAAGGACGCGCACGACCGCTACGCCAACGTCGAATCGGCGTACCTGCTGCAGCGGATGGAGTCCTTCGACGGCATCGCGGTGCTCACCACGAACCTCCGCGCCAACCTCGACGAGGCCTTCACCCGCCGGCTGGACGTCATCGCCGACTTCCCCGTGCCCGGAGCGGAGCAGCGCCGCGCCCTCTGGGACCGCACCCTCGGCGCCGAACTCCCCCGCGCCGACGACCTCGACCTGGACCGCTGCGCCGAGCGCTTCGAACTCGCCGGGGGCTCCATCCGGGCCTGCGCCGTCACCGCCGCCTACCTCGCCGCCGAAGCCGACCGCCCGGTCACGACGGCCGATCTGCTCACCGCCGTCCGCCAGGAGTACGCCAAGCTCGGCCGCCTCACCCTCGACGCCGAATTCGAGTAG
- a CDS encoding DUF4255 domain-containing protein, which translates to MIHEVDEGLRLLLAEEGLPGSGVELAFDPPTTDWAAKRNAPTVNVFLYDLREEPALRRSGAVDRFDESGEVVGRFDPPRWFQLSYLVTAWTNRPQDEHRLLAQALRGLIRYEALDPRWRTGSLGELGLEVSLETGGELAENRSPTDVWSALGGELKPSIPLRVTAPLAGALRPVGPPVTEGVALRGRASFPEGPADEQRHLRYDGTAAEGDGFSSPKPRPQGRRRMRGPL; encoded by the coding sequence GTGATCCACGAAGTCGACGAGGGCCTGCGGTTGCTGCTGGCCGAGGAGGGCCTGCCCGGTTCGGGGGTGGAGCTGGCGTTCGACCCGCCCACCACGGACTGGGCGGCGAAGCGCAACGCCCCGACGGTGAACGTGTTCCTCTACGACCTCCGGGAGGAGCCGGCGCTGCGCCGGTCCGGTGCGGTGGACCGGTTCGACGAGTCCGGCGAGGTCGTCGGCCGCTTCGACCCGCCGCGCTGGTTCCAGCTGTCCTACCTGGTGACGGCGTGGACGAACCGTCCGCAGGACGAGCACCGGCTGCTGGCGCAGGCGCTGCGCGGCCTCATCCGGTACGAGGCGCTGGATCCGCGGTGGCGCACGGGTTCGCTGGGCGAGCTCGGGTTGGAGGTGTCGTTGGAGACGGGCGGGGAGCTGGCGGAGAACCGGTCGCCGACGGACGTGTGGTCGGCGCTGGGCGGGGAGCTGAAACCGTCGATCCCGCTGCGGGTGACCGCGCCGCTGGCGGGCGCGCTGCGCCCGGTCGGCCCGCCGGTCACGGAGGGCGTGGCGCTGCGCGGCCGGGCGTCGTTCCCGGAGGGGCCCGCCGACGAGCAGCGGCACCTGCGCTACGACGGGACCGCCGCCGAGGGCGACGGGTTCTCCTCGCCGAAGCCGCGCCCGCAGGGCCGCCGCCGGATGCGGGGCCCGTTGTGA
- a CDS encoding helix-turn-helix transcriptional regulator, whose protein sequence is MTTRVPVAVHAGDPLLHAGVTAQLRPRPEVDVLKLDEHEKAQVSLVVVDRVDDEAVLLLRRLQRTPSTRTGLIVGEFGQNALRIVIECGVSAVLRRVEAEQDRVVGLITALVRGESVLPGDMLSRLLDHVGRLQRSSADAQGFNLSTLTAREVEVLRLISEGFDTGEIAGKMSYSERTVKNILHEVTTRLQLRNRAHAVGHVMRQGLI, encoded by the coding sequence ATGACCACGAGAGTGCCCGTCGCGGTGCACGCGGGCGACCCGCTGCTGCACGCGGGCGTGACCGCGCAGCTGCGCCCGCGACCCGAGGTGGACGTGCTGAAGCTCGACGAGCACGAGAAGGCGCAGGTGTCGCTGGTCGTGGTGGACCGGGTGGACGACGAGGCGGTGCTGCTGCTGCGGCGGTTGCAGCGGACGCCGAGCACCCGCACCGGCCTCATCGTCGGCGAGTTCGGGCAGAACGCGTTGCGCATCGTCATCGAGTGCGGGGTGTCCGCGGTGCTGCGGCGGGTCGAGGCCGAACAGGACCGGGTCGTCGGGCTGATCACGGCCCTGGTGCGCGGGGAGAGCGTGCTGCCCGGCGACATGCTCTCCCGGCTGCTGGACCACGTGGGCCGGTTGCAGCGCAGTTCCGCCGACGCGCAGGGCTTCAACCTGTCGACGTTGACGGCGCGGGAGGTGGAAGTGCTGCGGTTGATCTCGGAGGGCTTCGACACCGGGGAGATCGCGGGGAAGATGTCGTACTCGGAGCGCACGGTGAAGAACATCCTGCACGAGGTCACCACCCGCCTGCAGCTGCGCAACCGGGCGCACGCGGTCGGCCACGTGATGCGGCAGGGGTTGATCTGA
- a CDS encoding COG1470 family protein — protein MSTSAVWENETIVVAPGGEATATLTVHNGTDIVEAYEFEVVGRCSPWTVVEPARLSLYPGTRGSVTLLLRPPRSPEVPAGEVPLAVRVTPVERPELVAVPETTVHVEPFQQLRAWLAPQRRRAWRTGRFHVVLHNQGNTPIDVPLEPGDAAEELRFRLEESRPRVEPDEQVEVRLRARAAKLIWFGAPARTPFVVTASPVAIHDAVAAPAGAGAFPATGFEAYPEQLDGELHQLPILPKWLLALLALLLALLIAWFALLKPTLESAAKEAAEERAQEMARNGELAPAPQPQPEPPPPAEEPSGDQQDRPPGTVPPGSNTVPGGGQFSTTIRVATNGGEAGAQPYIVPEGKVFYITDLVLANSQGDEGVLTIWFGGRMVTTIALETFRNQDYHWVTPIEVPAGGRVVGEVNCALPGTPPSGQRAPRCVEVLNVSGVLRDLPR, from the coding sequence GTGAGCACCTCAGCTGTGTGGGAGAACGAGACGATCGTGGTCGCCCCGGGCGGGGAGGCCACCGCGACCCTGACCGTGCACAACGGCACCGACATCGTGGAGGCCTACGAGTTCGAGGTCGTCGGTCGCTGCTCGCCGTGGACCGTCGTCGAACCGGCGCGGCTCTCGCTCTACCCGGGGACGCGGGGCAGCGTGACGCTGCTGCTGCGCCCGCCGAGGTCTCCCGAAGTGCCCGCCGGGGAAGTGCCGCTGGCGGTGCGGGTCACCCCGGTGGAACGGCCCGAGCTGGTGGCGGTGCCCGAGACGACCGTGCACGTCGAACCGTTCCAGCAGCTGCGCGCGTGGCTGGCGCCGCAACGCCGCCGGGCCTGGCGCACCGGCCGCTTCCACGTGGTGCTGCACAACCAGGGCAACACGCCGATCGACGTGCCGCTGGAACCGGGGGACGCCGCCGAGGAACTGCGGTTCCGGCTGGAGGAGTCCCGGCCCCGGGTCGAACCGGACGAGCAGGTGGAGGTGCGGCTGCGGGCGCGCGCCGCGAAGCTGATCTGGTTCGGCGCCCCGGCGCGCACGCCGTTCGTGGTCACCGCCTCGCCGGTCGCGATCCACGACGCGGTGGCGGCGCCCGCGGGTGCCGGTGCGTTTCCGGCGACGGGGTTCGAGGCGTACCCGGAGCAGCTGGACGGGGAGCTGCACCAGCTGCCGATCCTGCCGAAGTGGCTGCTGGCGTTGCTGGCGCTGCTGCTGGCGCTGCTGATCGCCTGGTTCGCGCTGCTGAAGCCGACGCTGGAGTCCGCGGCGAAGGAGGCCGCGGAGGAGCGGGCGCAGGAGATGGCGCGCAACGGCGAACTCGCCCCCGCTCCGCAGCCGCAGCCCGAACCGCCGCCCCCGGCGGAGGAACCAAGCGGGGACCAGCAGGACCGACCGCCCGGAACCGTTCCGCCCGGGAGCAACACCGTGCCGGGCGGCGGGCAGTTCTCCACGACCATTCGAGTGGCCACGAATGGCGGAGAGGCCGGTGCCCAGCCCTACATCGTCCCGGAGGGGAAGGTGTTCTACATCACCGACTTGGTGCTGGCGAACTCCCAGGGCGATGAAGGAGTGCTCACCATTTGGTTCGGCGGTCGCATGGTCACCACGATCGCGCTGGAAACGTTCCGGAACCAGGACTACCACTGGGTCACGCCGATCGAAGTCCCCGCGGGCGGACGCGTCGTCGGCGAGGTGAATTGCGCCCTGCCCGGAACTCCGCCGTCGGGGCAGCGCGCGCCGCGGTGCGTGGAGGTGCTCAACGTCAGCGGGGTGCTGCGGGATCTGCCGCGGTGA
- a CDS encoding helix-turn-helix domain-containing protein, with protein sequence MAQVGPGDTPHPGFGTALRRRRARAGLTQEELARRTGISARAIGDMERGRVARPQARTLRSLAAALATDEGELRNLLPRPGIGTPEAAPAPPDPGWGGMLCALPPEIADLTGREQAAAELRTVAAAERRPRSAPVVAVTGPPGVGKSTFLVHTAHRLAEHYPDGCLFLPMHRYGRVRPENALGVVLRALGVAENRLPPGADARSSLYRSLLQGRRVLLVLDDVTDEAQVRPLLPSDPDCLLLVAGRGGLAGLESVARIPLDVLAPADSVRLLGAIAGDERMSREPSAAVALAELCGHLPLALRIAGNRLAGRPTWLVSDLLRRLADRRGRLDALTAGDLAVRPVLAAVHRRCGELARTVFRRLALARDGEITVRRAALLAELDVDSVERALEELVDLGLLDCVAGGGRYALPELPRLFAEERLRAEESGREEAVRAADRACSVPSRPAAGARPQHLPQVAGREQRRVAEPPLLGALRLPEGFVRPD encoded by the coding sequence ATGGCGCAGGTCGGTCCCGGCGACACCCCGCACCCCGGTTTCGGGACCGCGCTCCGGCGGCGCCGCGCCCGTGCCGGCCTCACCCAGGAGGAACTGGCCCGGCGCACCGGCATCAGCGCCCGCGCCATCGGCGACATGGAACGCGGGCGGGTGGCCCGCCCGCAGGCCCGGACGCTGCGTTCGCTGGCCGCGGCCCTCGCCACCGACGAGGGGGAGCTGCGGAACCTGTTGCCGCGCCCCGGGATCGGAACGCCGGAGGCCGCACCGGCTCCGCCGGACCCGGGCTGGGGCGGGATGCTGTGCGCGCTGCCGCCCGAGATCGCCGACCTCACCGGCCGCGAGCAGGCGGCCGCCGAGCTGCGGACCGTGGCCGCGGCGGAGCGCCGCCCCCGCAGCGCCCCCGTCGTGGCCGTCACCGGTCCGCCCGGAGTCGGCAAGTCCACCTTCCTGGTGCACACCGCGCACCGGCTCGCCGAGCACTACCCGGACGGCTGCCTCTTCCTGCCGATGCACCGGTACGGGCGGGTGCGCCCGGAGAACGCGCTCGGGGTGGTGCTGCGCGCGCTCGGCGTCGCCGAGAACCGGCTGCCGCCCGGCGCCGACGCGCGCTCCAGCCTGTACCGCTCGCTGTTGCAGGGCCGCCGGGTGCTGCTGGTCCTCGACGACGTCACCGACGAGGCGCAGGTGCGGCCGCTGCTGCCCAGCGACCCGGACTGCCTGCTGCTCGTCGCCGGGCGCGGCGGGCTGGCCGGGTTGGAATCGGTGGCGCGGATCCCGCTGGACGTGCTCGCCCCGGCCGATTCGGTGCGGCTGCTCGGCGCCATCGCCGGGGACGAGCGGATGAGCCGCGAGCCGTCGGCGGCCGTGGCGCTGGCCGAGCTGTGCGGGCACCTGCCGCTGGCGCTGCGGATCGCGGGCAACCGGCTCGCCGGGCGCCCCACCTGGCTGGTGTCCGACCTGCTGCGGCGGCTGGCGGACCGGCGCGGGCGGCTCGACGCGCTCACCGCGGGCGACCTGGCGGTGCGGCCGGTGCTCGCGGCGGTCCACCGGCGGTGCGGTGAGCTCGCCCGGACCGTGTTCCGGCGGCTCGCGCTCGCCAGGGACGGGGAGATCACGGTGCGGCGGGCCGCGCTGCTCGCGGAGCTCGACGTCGACTCCGTCGAACGGGCGCTGGAGGAACTGGTGGACCTCGGCCTGCTGGACTGCGTCGCGGGCGGCGGGCGCTACGCCCTGCCCGAACTGCCGCGGCTGTTCGCCGAGGAACGGCTTCGCGCGGAGGAATCGGGCCGGGAGGAGGCGGTGCGGGCGGCCGACCGCGCCTGCTCGGTCCCGTCGCGCCCTGCCGCGGGCGCCCGGCCGCAGCACCTGCCGCAGGTCGCGGGCCGCGAGCAACGCCGCGTCGCGGAGCCCCCGCTGCTGGGAGCGCTGCGCCTGCCCGAGGGGTTCGTCCGGCCGGACTAG
- a CDS encoding diacylglycerol/lipid kinase family protein gives MRTVVLINPASGRGRGAAVAAQAVRRFRVVSAVRVVIAADAAEFATAARAAVGDDVDVLAVVGGDGAAHAAVQACAGARTALAIIPVGTGNDLARALGLPADPLEAVRAATDAVQGGHRRALDLGRVVGGQRFATVLCAGFDAQVNSRVNRSRLPIGRARYDVAVLRELARLQAMPLRVEADNVVLDVAATCVAVGNTPYYGGGVPICPGADPADGLFDVTVVGEVGRADLLRVLPAIRTGEHVEHPAVRTLRARSVRLGGGNGWTAFADGEPQARLPVSLRCQPAALQVLAPAAAKSDAA, from the coding sequence ATGCGCACCGTGGTGTTGATCAATCCAGCTTCCGGCCGGGGCCGCGGCGCGGCCGTCGCCGCGCAGGCCGTCCGGCGGTTCCGCGTGGTCTCGGCGGTCCGCGTCGTGATCGCCGCCGACGCCGCCGAGTTCGCCACCGCCGCCCGCGCCGCGGTGGGCGACGACGTCGACGTGCTGGCCGTGGTCGGCGGGGACGGTGCCGCGCACGCCGCCGTGCAGGCCTGCGCCGGGGCGCGCACCGCGCTGGCGATCATCCCGGTGGGCACCGGCAACGACTTGGCCCGCGCGCTCGGCCTGCCCGCCGACCCGCTGGAGGCCGTGCGCGCCGCCACCGACGCCGTGCAGGGCGGGCACCGGCGGGCGCTGGACCTGGGCCGCGTGGTCGGCGGGCAGCGGTTCGCGACCGTGCTGTGCGCGGGGTTCGACGCCCAGGTCAACAGCAGGGTGAACCGCTCCCGGTTACCCATCGGGCGCGCCCGCTACGACGTGGCCGTGCTGCGCGAGCTCGCCCGGCTGCAGGCCATGCCGCTGCGGGTCGAAGCGGACAACGTGGTGCTCGACGTGGCCGCGACCTGCGTGGCCGTCGGCAACACGCCCTACTACGGCGGCGGGGTGCCGATCTGCCCCGGCGCGGACCCGGCCGACGGCCTGTTCGACGTGACCGTCGTCGGGGAGGTGGGGCGCGCCGACCTGCTGCGGGTGCTGCCCGCGATCCGCACCGGCGAGCACGTCGAGCACCCCGCGGTGCGCACGCTGCGGGCCCGCTCGGTGCGGCTCGGCGGCGGCAACGGCTGGACCGCGTTCGCCGACGGCGAACCGCAGGCCAGGCTGCCGGTGAGCCTGCGCTGCCAGCCCGCCGCGCTCCAGGTGCTCGCCCCGGCCGCGGCGAAGAGCGACGCGGCCTGA